In Pristiophorus japonicus isolate sPriJap1 chromosome 31, sPriJap1.hap1, whole genome shotgun sequence, the genomic stretch aaacggggaggtgcaaagagacctgggtgtcatggtacatcagtcatagaaagatagcaagcaggtacagcagatggtgaagaaggcaaatggtatggtatgctggccttcatagctagggaatttgagtacaggagcagggagggcttactgcagttgtacagggccttagtgaggcctcagctggaatattgtgttcagttttggtctcctaatctgagaaaaggacgttcttgctattgagggagtgcagcgaaggttcaccagactgattcctgggatggcaggactgacttataagGAGATACTGGATAAGTTGggcctggattcactggagtttagaaggatgagagggattctcatagaaacgtataaaagtctgatgggactggacaggttagatgcaggaataatgtttccgatgttggggaagtccagaaccaggggacacagtctaatgataaggggtaagccatacaggATGAGacaaggagaaacgtcttcactcagagttgttaacctgtggaattctccaccacagagagttgttgatgccagttcattggatgtattcaagagggagttcgatatggcccctacggctaaagggatcaaggggtatggagagaaagcaggaaaggggtactgaggtgagtgatcagccatgatcttattgaatggcggtacaggttcgaagggccgactggcttattctggcacctattttctatgtttctatgtttctatgtaacagattcttaagtaaGTGCAGAGGCAATGAAAGTAGGAGGGCAGGGAAGAAAATAAGAgactgtctgtgatagggtggaaggcaggaatgatGTTAGAGGAAAAAGATTGATGAAAGGATGAAATTACATGTTATTGGCACAAGTTAGAAAACAATagctggggtgtgaatggcggaatcatcaccagctgccatgggtaagagagaaaaaaaataaagtggaaagaggaaaaaatatgggcagaggataTGGTCTGAAGTAGTTGAAATtgatgagtccggaaggctgtaaattgcctaaATGAAAgacaaggtgctgttcctcgagcttgcgttgagcttcatcagAATCTGTCCCATCTCAGACTTTTCCAGTTGTGAGGAAGGGTCGGagccccgaaacgttaactctgtttctctcaacaGATTGTGCctcacccgctgagatttccagcattttctgttgttgtttCATATTCTAGCatctgcattattttgcttttgtaatttaTGATATTGTCGGATTTCTCATTATGAAAGACATTGTTTAACTGCCCCGTGCTGTTAAAACGTCTCCAATATCATAAGCTCACTGCATTTGTGTATTTGCTAAGTAAACATCTCTTGTGTGGTAGGTGTTTAATTAACAGCGTGTTCTGCATTATGTCTTAAGTTTACATTTCACATTGGACGTTGTATTTTGATGATGTAGTAATATAGTTGCCTCTCCAAAATAAACAATGTTATCATTTCATTTTGTTTCACTTTTGACTTCCACTTGTGGTGCAGAGTCGTGCATAGGGCTAGCTCATAACAGCAAAATTCCTCTGGGTGCAGATAACTGTTCACCATGGGTTCAACAATCATgatgcttgaaacatagaaacatagaaaataggtgcaggagtaggccattcggcccttcgagcctgcaccgccattcaataagatcatggctgatcattctctcagtacgcctttcctgctttctctccataccccttgatcccctttagccataatggccatatctaactccctcttgaatatatccaatgaactggcattaacaactctctgtggcagggaattcgacaggttaacaactccatgagtgaagaagtttctcctcctctcagtcctaaatggcctacgccttatcctaagtctatgtcccctttcacgaccaccggatgtctcaatgcattttaaagccaatgaagtacttttggagtgtagccactgttgtaatatgggaattgcggcagccaacttgtcgcAGAGCAAACTTCCATCAAACAACAATGCGATAAATGAACAGATGAcctgtttttttaaatgttgattgaggtctaaatattggccccaggacaccagggataactcgcctgctcttctttgaaatagtgtcattgcattctttacgtccatttgagagaagactctgtttaatgtctcttctgaaagacggcatctccgaaagTGGAATTcactctcagcactgcagtggagtgccaGCCTACAGTTATGtcctcaagttcctgaagtgggacttgaacccacagcctcctcACCCAGAGAAGATTTCAGTCCATTTCACTAATTCATTGCTTGTTGCTAACAGTTACTTTGGCACCTCAAATGTTCTTATTCCTTTGAAGCTGTTTCACATTATTAATTACATTCAATAatatagaatttacaacacagaaaaagGCATTTCATACCAACTATGCCACTTTTATGCTCTAAACGAGCCTCACCCCTCTCATAAATTGTAAACTATTTCTGCATATTCTTATGCTTCATATTCTATCCAGGCCACTTGCCTCGATGTTTGCTGCTCCAACAATacccaagaagcttgacaccatccaaaaCAAAGACGCCTGCTTGACtgacaccccatctaccaccttcaacattcacttcctccacccccgacacaccgtgtctgcagcatGCAccctctataagatgcactgcagcacctcatAAAGccatgacctctaccgcctagaaggacaagtgcagcaggagcacaggaacaccatcaccagctaattcccctccaagtcacacaccatcctgacatggaagtgtatcactattccttcattatcgctgggtcaaaatcctagaactccctccttaacaacaATGTGGGAGCACCTTTGCCACACGGGACTGCAACGGTTCAGGAAGGCAGCTGACCATAaccttctcaaggataattagggataggcaataaatgctggccttgccaatgatcccAGGAAagtaaaaacatattttatttgaCATTGACTCGATGCAGATAATGCCTCCTTATTTCTGagtgttttctttttcttttgaatCTTTGCATTTATAAGAAAATGCTGATATAGGTGAAAAGATCGATGTACATTGCTCACTGTGACAACATAACACTGAGATGGCtgtggggtgatctaatcgaggtcatCAAAATGATAAagctttgatagagtggatgcagagaaaatgtttccacttgagaGGAAGAGCAAAACTTGAGTccaaaaatataagatagtcaccaaaaaatccaataggaaattcaggagaaacttccttacactgagtggtgagaatgtggaactcgctaccacagggaggggttgaggcgaatagtatcgaggcatttaaggggaggctggacaagcatatgagggagaagggaatagagggttatgctgataaatttacacgagcaaagacaggaggaggctcgagtggaacgtaAATGCCAGCATGGATTGGTTGCGTCGAATAGCCTGTTTCTCTGTCATATTTCCAATGCAATCCTGTGTAATAGTTTAACCACGTGCTTTGCAGATTGACGCTTTTCTGGAAATGCCGCCAATAACAATATCCGTTTTTTAACCCATTGCGGCAGTTAACTTAGTGGCAATAGTGATCCTGTCTcgaggaaagtgcggtctctccagatgcatCAGTTGCTACCTGGTCTCCATGGcaacggcggatctactggtcgttcTCACCAGCGTGGTGTGGAGCCGGATAATTGGCGtttatttcccagccagcttcctgTCCATCACGCCACTGTGTCGCCTCAAAACTGCCCTGATTTACGCCGCCAAAGACAGCTCAGTCTGGTTAACTgttgctttcacctttgatcgatatgTGGCAATTTGCTGCCAGAAGTTGAAAACCATATATTGCACCAAGCAAACGGCAAGTGGGATGGTGGGGGCGGTCTTTGCTCTGAGCTGTTTGCGAAACATCCCCTGGTACTTTGCCTTTAAACCTCTGTATTTCATTGACAATGTACCCTGGTATTGCACCTTCGAATCTAGCTTTTATTCTTCACCCGCATGGAGAGCATTTTCCTTCCTGAACCATATTTTAACCCCGTTTGTTCCGCTGATTTTGATTGCCCTATTCAACGTACTGACCGTGAAGCATATCTTTGTGGCCAATCAAATCCGCAAAGCTCTCCATGGCCACAAGAATGGCGATATTGAGAATGATCCCGAGCTGAAGACTCGCagaaaatccatcattttacttctTACTATATCAGGCAGTTTTATCCTGTTGTGGATGACTTTTGCTGTGCATTACTTGTACCATCGAATTACAAACACGTATAACTACACAGGCTCCGACGACCCTATATATATTCTCCAGGAAGCTGGGTACATGCTCCTACTTTTGAGCTGCTGCACGAACACATGCATTTATGCAGtgacccaga encodes the following:
- the LOC139240302 gene encoding probable G-protein coupled receptor 139 → MATADLLVVLTSVVWSRIIGVYFPASFLSITPLCRLKTALIYAAKDSSVWLTVAFTFDRYVAICCQKLKTIYCTKQTASGMVGAVFALSCLRNIPWYFAFKPLYFIDNVPWYCTFESSFYSSPAWRAFSFLNHILTPFVPLILIALFNVLTVKHIFVANQIRKALHGHKNGDIENDPELKTRRKSIILLLTISGSFILLWMTFAVHYLYHRITNTYNYTGSDDPIYILQEAGYMLLLLSCCTNTCIYAVTQTKFREELKNLVKYPVVLIVKLFK